In Methanofervidicoccus abyssi, the following proteins share a genomic window:
- a CDS encoding DUF2098 domain-containing protein yields the protein MVVALDMNSREISIGSYVRYINTGTKGIVRDILEKEGKIWVLLDNNLMYRPEKLEVIEHKKKKDRTVKEKIEDILEKENIKEIESNIDACGAG from the coding sequence ATGGTTGTAGCCCTGGATATGAACAGTAGAGAGATATCCATAGGCTCCTATGTAAGATATATAAATACAGGAACCAAAGGTATTGTAAGAGATATATTAGAGAAGGAAGGGAAAATTTGGGTACTATTGGATAATAACCTCATGTATAGACCTGAAAAATTGGAAGTTATTGAACATAAAAAGAAGAAGGATAGAACAGTTAAGGAGAAAATAGAAGATATCCTTGAGAAAGAAAATATAAAGGAGATAGAATCAAATATAGACGCCTGTGGTGCTGGATAG